A genomic stretch from Aedes albopictus strain Foshan chromosome 2, AalbF5, whole genome shotgun sequence includes:
- the LOC134288028 gene encoding phosducin-like protein, translated as MATLEDKILGEKLEYYCSSSEGESDNEDADSKDAPKGGKSGSDLKFTPESQIMEQSHWSGSTTNTGPKGVIKDWQRFKQLETEKRETQEREKLNLIKKLSITARTTAEDEKAKEQEQLDEELAELMSDDFLMQYQKKRMAEMLALAGKLPTFGTLVDIQNGDDFLKSVDEEQKTVTVIIHIYDRFDTACKNMNKSLGELALEYKNVKFCKFMSSMAGLSSFFKSNGVPALLVYKGGQMIGNFVRVTDDLSDEFDSSDVEGFLIEAGMLPDKSCVPAIVTGVAGIAN; from the coding sequence ATGGCTACGCTAGAAGATAAAATTCTCGGTGAAAAACTAGAGTATTATTGCAGTAGCAGTGAAGGTGAAAGTGACAATGAAGACGCTGACTCCAAAGATGCACCCAAGGGTGGTAAATCTGGCTCCGATCTGAAATTTACACCAGAGAGCCAAATCATGGAGCAATCGCACTGGTCCGGAAGCACCACAAACACCGGGCCGAAGGGCGTAATCAAGGATTGGCAACGCTTCAAGCAGCTCGAAACAGAAAAACGGGAAACTCAGGAGCGCGAAAAGTTGAACCTCATTAAAAAGCTCAGCATCACCGCACGCACCACCGCGGAAGATGAGAAAGCCAAAGAGCAGGAACAGTTAGACGAAGAACTAGCAGAGCTAATGAGCGATGATTTTCTGATGCAGTACCAGAAAAAACGTATGGCAGAGATGCTGGCTTTAGCGGGCAAATTGCCAACTTTCGGTACCCTGGTGGACATCCAGAACGGAGATGactttttgaaatcggttgatgagGAACAAAAGACGGTCACGGTCATTATCCACATCTATGATCGTTTCGATACGGCTTGCAAAAACATGAACAAATCCCTCGGAGAGCTCGCTCTGGAGTACAAGAACGTTAAGTTTTGCAAGTTTATGAGTTCTATGGCCGGCTTGAGCAGCTTTTTCAAATCGAACGGAGTTCCTGCTCTGCTGGTGTACAAGGGAGGCCAAATGATTGGCAACTTCGTGCGGGTTACCGACGATCTCAGCGACGAATTCGACAGCTCCGACGTGGAAGGTTTCCTGATCGAGGCTGGAATGCTACCGGATAAATCATGTGTTCCTGCAATAGTGACTGGGGTAGCTGGAATTGCAAACTAA